The genomic stretch CAGAGTTTGAAGACATCGGCTCCTGATGCGTGTTGGGGTGAGTCGAAACCGAACATGTTGGCAAACGCCATGTTGCAATCAAGAATCAGCCCGTCACCGTCGGAGGCAAAGTTGCCGGTGATGTTTTTTTCAAAAAGAAGCCGGTACCGCTGCTCACTGGCCTGCAGTTCACGCAGAACCGCGGCACGCTTGGAGATATCGAGCCGGAGGCGGCGGTTGGCCGCGTTCAGTTCCGATGTGCGTACCTCGACTTCTGAGGCGAGGGTCTCGTTCAGAATATACAGCCGTCGCTCCAGTTCCCGTTTCGATGAAAGCGAAGCTGCAATCTGCTTCAACTCAGCGGACTGGAATGGCTTCTGGAGGAACAGGAGTTTCTCGGGCGGCAGGACTCGTTTGTTGATTTCCTTAAGAGGGACACTGGCTTGAGGCGAGAGCAGTACGATCTCGATATGTTGATCAAGTGCTCGGATTTCTTCGGCAAGATCTACGCCGAGCATGGTCGCGGTGTTGGTCGAATTCAGATGGAGATCGATGAGAGCTATCGCAAATGGGTCGTCATGCTTGATGGACTTATGAACGGCCTTCAGCGCATCCGAGGCATTGGTGAATGAGTCGACCTCGAAAATGGGATTTTCGGCTTCCGCCCTGATGTCGTCCTGGGATGGCAGTTTGACGTCATCGTTGAACAACGCTTCCAATTCCGCAGCTTCTTCTCCCTCAAAACAGAGAACATCTCTGTATCGGGTCAGCATGCCTTTATCATGATCGACGGCAAGGACTCGGAAGCGGCGGTTGTTGGGCGACACGGATGTCTTCTCCAGTTGTTTGCGGTTCAATGCGGCGATGGATCGCTTATTGGAAATGTAAAATAATCTCTCCGAAAAAGAAAGGTTAAGAGAAGAACCGGAAGCCCCGGCCCGACTGGATGATTCCTTCAGGGTCGGGGCTCCACTGGTGGCTGTGTGCTTCTGCTTTGTTTTGTCAGACACCACTACATGCGGGTGGCATCAGGGTTGGGCATCACACGTTCGAATACCATGGCACTGTCCAGTCCCAGCACTGCGAGGACATCCGGGCGGCCCTTGGCTGCTTCGGCCTTGGAATCAAAGCGACCGACCAGGACGCGATACCAGATGCCCTTGCTGCCGAGGTCCACCTGGTTGACCCAGGTCTCGAATCCCTGCTTCTGCAATCGTTCGCAGTGGCCGAAGGCCTGTTCATAGTCCCGCCATGAGCTGACGTGGATGCCGTAAGAGGGAGTTTGTATATCGTCCCCGGAACCCGGAGCGAGAGATATCTCTCGGAAATCCCCGGAAGGCGGACCTGCAGACGCGGGAGATGCCGCAGGCCCGCCGGGGTTCTGCACCGCGTCGGGGAAAGACTTACGGTGCAGGGGGTTCGGGGTGGAACCGCTTGTATCGGTTACGTTGGATGCCTGCTGAAAGCGATCGGCCAGACGGGCGCGCTTCAGGTTGTCGGCAGCCTTGACGTAAAAGTTGGGTGAGAGTTCGATGGCGCGTTCGAAGTAGGGAACGGCCTTGCCCGGCTGGTTGTCGGCGAGGAGAACGTAGCCGAGGTTGTTGTTGGCCCGGGCTTCGCCGCCAGCGTACTTGAAGGACTCCAGTGCTTCCTGCAGGCGTCCGGTGCGGGCGAGGGCGAGACCGAGATTGTTGTAGGTACGTGAGGAGACATCGCCGTTCTTCAGGGCGCGACGGAAGGCATCGATGGCCTGGCTGTATTGCTTGAGAGCGATATGGACGACGCCGAGGTTGTTGTAGATTTCAGCCTTGTTGTTGCCGCGGTGCAGATCAAGGGCGGTGGCAAAGTTTTCGGCTGCTGCGTCGTATGAGCCGTCACGGTCATTGAGAATGCCCAGGTAGTTATGGGACTTCCAGAGCATCGGATTGATGCGGATGGACTTTTCCAGATGTGTGCGGGCTTCCTCGTAGAGTCCGGCCCGGAAGTAGACGGCGCCAGCAGCGCCGTTGGCTACGGCATTGTCCGGTTGCTCTTCCAGCACCTTGATATATTCGGAGAGAGCCTGCTCATCGAGTCCCTTGAGGATCAGCAGGTCGGCCTTCTTGATGCGGACTTCGACATTGCTCGGATCAAGGCTCAGGGCCTTGTTGTAATGCATGAAGGCCATTTCATGATTGCCACGGCTCATCTGGCCGTCGGCAACCTGCTCGTGCTGCTCGGCAGTGAGGATGACGCCGCCTTCCTTGGGGTTGGCAAACTCGTTGAAGCTTGTGGTGTCCGGGCTGGACTTGGCTGCACAACCGGTGAGGGCGAAGATGCCCAGTATGGCTACGATGATGGCGATGGAATTTCTCATGATTTTCTCCTTTTCCTTTCCCGTTATCCTTCGAGCGTCGCAAAGATGTCGATGAACAGGATGACGGCGGGGCCCATGATGGCGATAAACAGGGCGGGTAAAATAAACGTGACCAGGGGCAGCAGCAGAAGAACCGGCAGCTTGGCAGCCTTTTCTTCGGCGCGCTGGGAGCGCTTGGTCCGCATTGCATCGGAATAGACGCGCAGGGTGCGTCCGACGCTGATGCCGAACGTGTCGGCCTGAATCAGCAGGGATGTCAGACTGGACAGGTCGTCCTGGCCAACGCGGTCGGACAGGGAACGCAGTGCATCGATGCGGGACTTACCGGCGCGCAGTTCCAGATTGAGGAGCTTGAATTCGAGGCTGATGATCGGGCCGGATTCCCGGGTTTCGTACTGGACACGCTCAATGGCCTGATCCAGACCCATGCCGGATTCCACACACACTACCAGCAGATCAAGGGCGTCGGGCAGTTCGTTGGATACGGCCAGTTGGCGGGCGGATATCTTCTTCTTGAGCCACAATTCGGGGCCGTAGACGCCGATTGCGGCGAGTCCGACAGCGCACATGGCCGTCACGGCCATTTCCATGTCGTGCAGAAAGAGGAAGCGGGCTACGAGAAACGATCCGGTCAGGACCAGAGCCAGTGCACCCTTGACGCCCTGGAACTTGATATGGGCATTGGGGGATCGCAGACCGGCCTGAATCAGTGCGCTGCGGGTCTTGGTGATTTCCTCTTCATCCTTGGGTCCGATCTTGGTGCCCATCTGTTCGAAAATGGCGGTGGTTCGGTCCTGCAGATCCTTGAACGGGCTATCCGCGCCATCGGAGTCGGTGGTGCCGGAGACTCGTTCCTTGAGGCGGGCCGTATTGCTGGTCCCGGTGAAGTAGCCGACAATGCCATATCCGGCGAGGAGGACGGAACCAAATGCCAGTGCGGCAGCGATGTATGGGATGTAAGTGATATCCATGTCGGCCTCCTATACCTTGATCTTGACCATGCGGCGCATGACGATGGTTCCGAGAACCATGGACATCACGGCACCCCATGCCATGGCCTGACCCACTTCGGTGGTCCAGAGCAGTGACATGTAGTCCGGGTTGATGAAGTAGAGAACCGCGGTGATCAGGAACGGCAGCGCAGAGAGCAGGAGCGCGGAGATGCGGCCTTCGGCAGAAAGGATTCTGATCTTGCCGAACAAGACGAAGCGTTCGCGAACCAGTCGGGCGATGTTGGATATGATCTCGGAGAGGTTACCACCGGTTTCGCGCTGAATGTTGACGGAGACAATGAAGAACTTGAGATCATCGACATCCACACGCTTCTGGAGGTTGGCGAGTGCGCGATCCACATCCATGCCGAAGTTGATCTCTTCAAGGGTAATGCGGAATTCGGAACCGATGGGATCATCCATCTCGTCGGCTACCATGCGCATGGAACCACCAAAGGTGTGTCCGGCCTTGAGTGCGCGGGTCATGAGATCAAGGGCGTCGGGCAACTGCTTCTGGAACCTGTCCATACGCTTGTCCTTGCGACGGTTGAGATACATGACAGGGATGTAGCCGAGCATTCCGGCGAGAACGAATCCCACCCAGATGCGGCTGGCCAGGAATATTCCCACATACAGTCCGATCAGGGCCAGGAGGGCGCACAAAAGGAGGTAGATACCGGCTGATCCCTTGCTGTCTCCCTTCTTGATGGTGTCTTCCAGATTGGAAGCGAAACGGAGCTTTTCAAGAAGTCGGTTGAACCAGGATACCTGGCTCATGGAGCCGTGCTTGAGGATCAGGTCGATGGAGTCGGATTCCACTTCGGTCAGGGCGAACTGACGAAGGCGTTCCTTGACCTTGCTGTCGGCCTCGTCCTTTCCGGCCCGCAAAAGGGCACCGATGGACATGACCAGGAAGAAGGCGACAACGGCAACGCCTGCGGCTACGAGTAACGTGACGTTCATGATTATGCCCCCTTTCTGGCCAGAGGATTGACGTGGAACATTTCCGCAGGGAATGTGCGTCCCATGCGATCCAGCTTATCGGCGAACTTCGGTCTAATTCCGCGGGCAGTGAAGTAACCTTCCACCTTGCCCTGTGTGCTGATACCGGTCTGCTCGTATCCGAAGATTTCCTGCATGGTGATCATTTCACCTTCCATGCCCGATATCTCGGTGATGGAGATGACCTTTCTGGTTCCATCCACCAGGCGGGTGGCCTGGATGATGACGTCCACTGCCGAGGAAATGTAGCGCTTCATGGACAGGGGCGAGAGGTTCAGCCCGGCCATGGAGACCATGGTTTCAAGACGCATCAGGGCGTCGCGCGGTGTGTTGGCGTGAATGGTGGTCAGGGAACCGTCGTGACCGGTGTTCATGGCCTGCAGCATGTCGAGTGCTTCCGAAGCACGACACTCACCGATGATGATCCGGTCGGGGCGCATACGCAGACAGTTCTTGACGAGTTCACGCTGATCGATTTCACCCTTGCCTTCGATGTTGGCGGGGCGTGTTTCGAGTCGAACCACATGATCCTGCTTGAGCTGCAATTCCGCGGCATCCTCGATGGTGACGATTCGTTCGTCTTCAGGGATGTTGCGCGACAGGCAGTTGAGCAGGGTGGTCTTACCCGAACCGGTACCTCCCGAAATCAGGACGTTGAGGCGGGCCTTGACGATACCATCCATCAAATCGGCCATTTCCGGGGTCAGGGAGTTGAAGTTGATCAGGTCCTGTACTTCCAGCGGGTCGGCGGAGAACTTACGAATGGAAAGCGAGGGACCATCGATGGCCAGCGGCGGGATGACCGCGTTGACGCGTGATCCATCGAGCAGACGGGCATCACACAGGGGCTGCGATTCGTCGATGCGACGTCCCACCAGAGAAACGATGCGGTCGATGATCTTGCGAAGATGGTTGTCATCCTTGAAACGAGCCGGGGTCAGCTCCAGCTTTCCCGAGCGTTCCACGTACACCTGCTTGTATCCGTTGACGAGAATATCGTTGACCGTGGGGTCCTTGATGTAGGGTTCCAGCGGGCCCAGTCCGATAACCTCATCCTGAATTTCGGAAAGCATGCGCTTGCGTTCGGCAAGGTTCAGCGGTGCATTCTGGAATTCTTCCCACAGCAGCCCCTCGGCCACCTTGGAAATTTCCGAACGCATTTCCGCTTCGCTCAGGGTGTCCAGCAGGGACAGATCGATCATGTCGATGAGTCGATCGTGGATACGGGTCTTGATGTCAAAGTAATGGTCCGTATGGTCGGACTTCTTTTCCTTGCCGCGCTGTCCGGCCTTGGGCTTGGGGGCGGACTTGGAACTCTTGCGATTCAATCGTGCTGCGATGCTCATGATTCAACTCCTGCGAGGTTGATGTCCTTCTTGTTCTTCTTGCGGGAGAAGAGCTTGGCAAAGGGCAGGGTGAACTTTCTGGTCTTGGGTGTTTCCCTCTTGTCCACTGACTTGGCGATTTCAAGAATCTTCTTGGTCACGGGAGACTTGGGATATGCGCCCACGAGCGGGTTGCCCTGATTCAGGGCAGAAAGGACCGAGGCGCTGTCTTCCGGCAATACCCACTGTATGGGACGGGAGAGCACGTCGGCGGCATCGGCTACGGCAATGGTCGTGTCCTTGGTCACGCGGTTGGCGATGATGGAGGTACGGCGTTCGAAATCCGGGTCCTGGGTGCGAATGGATTCCATGAGGCGCGAGGTGCGGGCCAGACAAGGCAGGGTGAGCTGCAGGATGATGAAAATCATGTCCGCGCTTTCGACTTCCTTGGGCAGCTCTTCTGATTCGGTGTCGCCGGTGTCGATGACGATGAAGTCGTAAGCCAGACGAAGCTGTTCAAGGATCAGGTGCAGGGTGTGTCCGTCCGGGCGATCGCCGCCCACCGGGGCGGGCAGTACATGCATGCCGGAGTCGTGTTCGGAAACCACGGAGTGGAGGTAGGTGGAGTCGAGTCGGGAAATGTCCTGCACGAGGTCGCCCCAGGTGTATTCATACTTGAGGTCGAGAAAGTACGGGACTTCGCCTGCGGGGCGGCGCAGGTCGAGGAGCAGAGTGCGGCTGGGGAAGCGTTCGTTGAGGGTCCATGCGAGGTTGACGGCAACAGTGCTGGCGCCGAGGCCCGCCTTGCCGCTCATGATGGTGATGACCTTGCCCTTTTCGGCGCTGTCGTCTGCCAGGGATTCGCGCATGGCGGTCCGCATCACTGCGGCACGAAAGTCGTTTTCTTCTATGGGATATTGCAGGAATTCGCGAATGCCGCTGCGCATGGCGCGAATGAGTATGTCCGAGTCGGCCTTGTGACCGGCAAGGTAGACGTCTTCCGCAGTTCCTGCTTCGAGCGCACGTATGATGTGCGGCATGTCTTCGTCCACGGTCTCGCCGGGCTCGTAGATGAGAACGCCCATTTCATCGGCGTCGTCATCGGCCAGGCGCACCATGTGGCTGGATGCGATGATCTTTTCGAGCTTCTTCTGCTCTTCGGAATCATTCAATGCCAGCGTGACTGGTATGATGCGGTTATTCATGGTTCCCCCTTTCCCCGAGGTTGTCTCTTGTCGTTAGGCTGATGCCGCTTCATCTCCAAAAAGCGACAGGCCGTGTATATTCGTCTTATCGAGTACCGATGATGACTTCCGAAATGGACTGGCCTGATTCGGACTTGGTCTTCGGACCCTTCAGGTACTTTTCGGCAACGGTTTCGGCGTAGCGTCCGTCAATGCCGACTACCGGGGCGTCACCACCGGCTTCGGGATTGAGTATCTGCTGGCGCATGGCGAGTCTGGCGGAGCTGCCGAAGGCGATGGAGGACTCTTCGTGCTGGACCTGGACGACACTGCATCCGGCCTGAAGCATGATGCCGATGATTGCGAGGTAAATAAGTACGTTTTGCATTTGATTCTCCCTGTCATCCTTACTTGGGCCAGGAGTGGCCGAGTTCGCCGTCGAATCCGTTTTCCGGTCGGACCACGGCTCCGCTCGTCTTGACGTTGCGTGAAGTTGGCGTTGTAGGTTGTTCGTCATCGTGTTGTCCTTCCAGCAGGCCGAGCATGTAGAATTCGTAATCGCTGGGTTCCTTGAAGTTCTGACCGGGCAGGGTCTGGGTGGCCATATCCAAAGGCTTCACAAGATGGGCGGTGACGATGATGACCAGCTCGGTCTTTCCCTTCTGATAATCCGTGGAGCGGAACAGGGTGCCGAGGACCGGAACATCGCCGAGAACCGGGAAGCGACGATTGGTTTCCTTGAGTGACTCACTGATGAGACCGGCGATGGCAAAGGACTGGCCGTCAGCGAGATCGATAACGGTGGATGCCTTGCGGGTGGTGATGCCGGGAATTTCGTATCCCTGGAAGCTGACGGAGTTGGTGTAATCCAGTTCCGAGACTTCCGGGCTGACCTGCAGGTTGATGAGGCCGGAGCTGAGGACCGTGGGCGTGAATTCGAGACCGACGCCGAAGGGCTTGTACTCGATGGTTACGGTACCCAGAGAACCGGGCTGAGGAACCGGAACCTCACCACCGACCAGGAAGTCGGCAGATTCACCGGATACGCAGGTCAGGTTGGGTTCGGCCAACAGGCGGGCGACACCGTTCATCTTGAGGGCGTCAATGAACCCCGTGACGCTGGTGGAGCCGTTGCTGTACTGGCCGACGCCACTGATCTTGTCTGTGTAGAAGTATTCACCGTCCGTATTGGTCCGGGTCAGGTTGTTCAGGAATGAGTAAATGCTGAAGTTGGAGAAGGTTGCGCCGAAGTTGACGCCCATTCTCTTGAGACCGGAGCGGCTCATTTCCGCGACCCGGACTTCGAGCATGACCTGCTGAACACCGTCCACGCGCAGAAGGTTGACGACCTTGTCCGGGGCTTCGGCTTCGGCCAGTGAAAGTACATTGGTCAGGTTGCCGGTGGAGGTGACCGAACCGGACAGGGTGATGGATTCGCCGGAAGAGAGAACCTGAATGTTCTTTTCTTCAGGAAGGATCTCGTGGAGCATCCGCTTGAGGCGGGTGACGTCCGGCGTAATGACTAGGTCGTATACCGAGCTGACCTTCTTGCCTTCCCACAGGGTCAGGGTGGTGGTGCCGAGTGTATTGCCGGTGATGTATATCTGATTGGGCGAGAGTACGACGATGGATGCAGCGCCGGGCTGGGCCAGTGATACGCGGGATATGGGCTTCTCGGTGGTCAGAATCGTGGACTTGTCGAGCACCAGGCGAATGACATCCGGGGCTTCGGTATTCAGAATACCGCCCTTTGCCGGGGCCGAGGCCGGGGCCAGTCCGATCATGGCGACCAGGACGAGCATCGGCAGCAGGTGCTTTATATATGATGTAATATTGGTCATGGCTTGCTCCTAAAACTTCAGGGTCCGGGAGTCTCCGCCGGTTATGACTTCGACCTTATGTATGGTGCGCTTGGTTCCGCGGCGCGGCTTGGGCTTTGGGCGAAGAGCCGCCAGAGTCTGTCGTTCATTGACGCCGTAAGTCAGCACCTCTTCGTCGTCCTGCTCGTTGCGCAGGGCGAAATTCAATGTTCCCTGGGTGGCTGCCAGAGCCAGACGCTCGGCTTCCTTGGGTGTCAGTTCCAGGGTGTACACCTCGACGGAGGCGGTCATGCCTTCTTCGTCCGGGGGATTGATCTGCTTGCCGGTGGCGAGCACCTTGACCTTTTCCAGTACCAGCTTGGTAACGGGCTTCTTGTCGTAGCCGTGGGGCAGGGTGACAATGACGTCAACACGGTCGCCCGGGCGGACAAAACCGGCCAGTCCGAGTACGATGTTGCCGCGAACCGACATGGCACGCTTGCCCTGGCTGATCAGGGCGGACATGCCGCCGCCGATGACGGACGGGTCGGCCAACTTCATGTTGGTGACCGCTTCATTGCCGGATACATCGACATTCAGGACGCGTCCTTCGATTTCCTCAATGGTGGCGAAGGAACCGTTGGGCTTGGAGTCCGGGGTAAATTCCTTGACCTGCAGCATCTCGGGCTTCAGCTTGGCGCCGCGACGGATATCGACCTGTGCCACGACGACGGGTACGGTCTTCGGGGCTACAGTTGTCTGTGCGGGCTGGCTGGTCAGCTTGTTGGTCCACATGAAGATCAGGACACCGGCAACGGATGCCAGCATGAGTGCCAGGCCTATCTGCAGGAGTGCGCGTGTTGACTTGCTCATGTTGTTCCCTCCCTTCCTATGGGATGATGACCGAGCCGGTCTGGGTAAAATTCAGGATCATGGCGCCAACGGTGCCGATGGCAATGGCGACTCCGTAGCAGAGGCGCGGCATGGTCTGTTCCGTTTCGATGGGGGAGTAGTCGTACTTTTTGGTGGCGGTGAGCCGCAGGAAGGTGCCCCAGATGTTGGCGAGAACGGCCTTCAGGACATCTCTTCTGCGAGCCAGGATCACCAGTGCGTAGACGCCGCCGGCCAGACAGGTGAAAAGGAATGCGGTGAAGGTTGCGTTAACGCCCAGCCATGCGCCGATACCGGCCATGAGCTTGACGTCGCCCGCGCCCATGGAACCCAGAAAGAAGGGAATGACCATGAGGATCAGGCCAAGGGCGAAACCGGCTGCGCTGAGCAGGAGGCCGTCCAGGCCAGAATGAATGGAGTGAACAACCAGTCCGCTCAGGATGAGTGGAAATGTCAGCCAGTTGTAGATTTTCTGGCTTCTGAGATCGGTGATGGTTGCGATAAGGAGTGCTGTTGCCAGCACGATGGTGATGAAAATATCCATGGTTCCCCCCGGTGCCAGTTCTCCCGCAGTTCATCTGCTTTCCCCTCAGATGACTGAACCGGGGCGGCGGGCGCTTTCCCGCTGCCCCGGTTCGGCTGCTCTGGCTGCT from Pseudodesulfovibrio profundus encodes the following:
- a CDS encoding A24 family peptidase, coding for MDIFITIVLATALLIATITDLRSQKIYNWLTFPLILSGLVVHSIHSGLDGLLLSAAGFALGLILMVIPFFLGSMGAGDVKLMAGIGAWLGVNATFTAFLFTCLAGGVYALVILARRRDVLKAVLANIWGTFLRLTATKKYDYSPIETEQTMPRLCYGVAIAIGTVGAMILNFTQTGSVIIP
- a CDS encoding type II and III secretion system protein family protein, encoding MTNITSYIKHLLPMLVLVAMIGLAPASAPAKGGILNTEAPDVIRLVLDKSTILTTEKPISRVSLAQPGAASIVVLSPNQIYITGNTLGTTTLTLWEGKKVSSVYDLVITPDVTRLKRMLHEILPEEKNIQVLSSGESITLSGSVTSTGNLTNVLSLAEAEAPDKVVNLLRVDGVQQVMLEVRVAEMSRSGLKRMGVNFGATFSNFSIYSFLNNLTRTNTDGEYFYTDKISGVGQYSNGSTSVTGFIDALKMNGVARLLAEPNLTCVSGESADFLVGGEVPVPQPGSLGTVTIEYKPFGVGLEFTPTVLSSGLINLQVSPEVSELDYTNSVSFQGYEIPGITTRKASTVIDLADGQSFAIAGLISESLKETNRRFPVLGDVPVLGTLFRSTDYQKGKTELVIIVTAHLVKPLDMATQTLPGQNFKEPSDYEFYMLGLLEGQHDDEQPTTPTSRNVKTSGAVVRPENGFDGELGHSWPK
- the cpaB gene encoding Flp pilus assembly protein CpaB, with translation MSKSTRALLQIGLALMLASVAGVLIFMWTNKLTSQPAQTTVAPKTVPVVVAQVDIRRGAKLKPEMLQVKEFTPDSKPNGSFATIEEIEGRVLNVDVSGNEAVTNMKLADPSVIGGGMSALISQGKRAMSVRGNIVLGLAGFVRPGDRVDVIVTLPHGYDKKPVTKLVLEKVKVLATGKQINPPDEEGMTASVEVYTLELTPKEAERLALAATQGTLNFALRNEQDDEEVLTYGVNERQTLAALRPKPKPRRGTKRTIHKVEVITGGDSRTLKF
- a CDS encoding type II secretion system F family protein translates to MNVTLLVAAGVAVVAFFLVMSIGALLRAGKDEADSKVKERLRQFALTEVESDSIDLILKHGSMSQVSWFNRLLEKLRFASNLEDTIKKGDSKGSAGIYLLLCALLALIGLYVGIFLASRIWVGFVLAGMLGYIPVMYLNRRKDKRMDRFQKQLPDALDLMTRALKAGHTFGGSMRMVADEMDDPIGSEFRITLEEINFGMDVDRALANLQKRVDVDDLKFFIVSVNIQRETGGNLSEIISNIARLVRERFVLFGKIRILSAEGRISALLLSALPFLITAVLYFINPDYMSLLWTTEVGQAMAWGAVMSMVLGTIVMRRMVKIKV
- a CDS encoding SPOR domain-containing protein, whose translation is MRNSIAIIVAILGIFALTGCAAKSSPDTTSFNEFANPKEGGVILTAEQHEQVADGQMSRGNHEMAFMHYNKALSLDPSNVEVRIKKADLLILKGLDEQALSEYIKVLEEQPDNAVANGAAGAVYFRAGLYEEARTHLEKSIRINPMLWKSHNYLGILNDRDGSYDAAAENFATALDLHRGNNKAEIYNNLGVVHIALKQYSQAIDAFRRALKNGDVSSRTYNNLGLALARTGRLQEALESFKYAGGEARANNNLGYVLLADNQPGKAVPYFERAIELSPNFYVKAADNLKRARLADRFQQASNVTDTSGSTPNPLHRKSFPDAVQNPGGPAASPASAGPPSGDFREISLAPGSGDDIQTPSYGIHVSSWRDYEQAFGHCERLQKQGFETWVNQVDLGSKGIWYRVLVGRFDSKAEAAKGRPDVLAVLGLDSAMVFERVMPNPDATRM
- a CDS encoding AAA family ATPase → MNNRIIPVTLALNDSEEQKKLEKIIASSHMVRLADDDADEMGVLIYEPGETVDEDMPHIIRALEAGTAEDVYLAGHKADSDILIRAMRSGIREFLQYPIEENDFRAAVMRTAMRESLADDSAEKGKVITIMSGKAGLGASTVAVNLAWTLNERFPSRTLLLDLRRPAGEVPYFLDLKYEYTWGDLVQDISRLDSTYLHSVVSEHDSGMHVLPAPVGGDRPDGHTLHLILEQLRLAYDFIVIDTGDTESEELPKEVESADMIFIILQLTLPCLARTSRLMESIRTQDPDFERRTSIIANRVTKDTTIAVADAADVLSRPIQWVLPEDSASVLSALNQGNPLVGAYPKSPVTKKILEIAKSVDKRETPKTRKFTLPFAKLFSRKKNKKDINLAGVES
- a CDS encoding CpaF family protein; this translates as MSIAARLNRKSSKSAPKPKAGQRGKEKKSDHTDHYFDIKTRIHDRLIDMIDLSLLDTLSEAEMRSEISKVAEGLLWEEFQNAPLNLAERKRMLSEIQDEVIGLGPLEPYIKDPTVNDILVNGYKQVYVERSGKLELTPARFKDDNHLRKIIDRIVSLVGRRIDESQPLCDARLLDGSRVNAVIPPLAIDGPSLSIRKFSADPLEVQDLINFNSLTPEMADLMDGIVKARLNVLISGGTGSGKTTLLNCLSRNIPEDERIVTIEDAAELQLKQDHVVRLETRPANIEGKGEIDQRELVKNCLRMRPDRIIIGECRASEALDMLQAMNTGHDGSLTTIHANTPRDALMRLETMVSMAGLNLSPLSMKRYISSAVDVIIQATRLVDGTRKVISITEISGMEGEMITMQEIFGYEQTGISTQGKVEGYFTARGIRPKFADKLDRMGRTFPAEMFHVNPLARKGA
- a CDS encoding type II secretion system F family protein, with protein sequence MDITYIPYIAAALAFGSVLLAGYGIVGYFTGTSNTARLKERVSGTTDSDGADSPFKDLQDRTTAIFEQMGTKIGPKDEEEITKTRSALIQAGLRSPNAHIKFQGVKGALALVLTGSFLVARFLFLHDMEMAVTAMCAVGLAAIGVYGPELWLKKKISARQLAVSNELPDALDLLVVCVESGMGLDQAIERVQYETRESGPIISLEFKLLNLELRAGKSRIDALRSLSDRVGQDDLSSLTSLLIQADTFGISVGRTLRVYSDAMRTKRSQRAEEKAAKLPVLLLLPLVTFILPALFIAIMGPAVILFIDIFATLEG